The following is a genomic window from Nymphaea colorata isolate Beijing-Zhang1983 chromosome 3, ASM883128v2, whole genome shotgun sequence.
AAACGGAAGGAGGGACCTGAGTAGGGAACAGGCGTATGGCCCTGTTTCTCAAATGAAGGAGAAGGGAAGAGGAAATAAATTAAGAGCATGGCGGTCTATGTGTGGTGGACTCCAAATACAATGGCAGATTGCTATAACTATTTTCCAGTTTTGGTGATAATGCAAAAGCACGCTTACGTACAAATATTTGGTACATTTGTGAATATAAACTCCGATTTCATAACTTAAGTTGCTTTGATTTGATTTAACAGAGTAAATGGGTTCATCATTGGCCAAAAAAGCTTATAAATCTTCATTATTTATTTGTAAATCTTACCAAAAAGATATGGTTTTCTAATTTTCCAAAAGTCGTTCGATTTTTGAATCAGCAAATACACTTTGGAACTCATTAGCTCTCAATAGTTAAAAAGCAGGCTGCCATTAAACTTACTCTTAAGCCACTCTTGTAAGTCAAATTTAAGCAAAaggttaaaaaataaacaagaagaaaatgtgttttatgtatatatattaaagggAGAGGgaacgagagagaaagatataatACTTGCAATGGCGGCAGCGTCGTATTCGTCGAGACGTGCAGCAAAGCCGTTGATGTAATTTGTGTAGGAATAAAAGACGGCATCTTTGGCTTTCTCCTTGCTGCAGAGGCCCACGAGTGGTTATACGTCAAATACTTGCATATCATGGCAACTGACTGCATGTTGTTCTTTAtcaatgcaatgcaataagtGCAGGAAAAGTAAGTTGcatttgaaaagtaaaaaattaaattaaattgcAGATTTTTTATGTACCTTCCTAGAAAGGAAGCAAGAAACTGATGATGTGAATCACTGACCGACTCATGACCGACTGCATCGGGTGGTTCATGGAAATGTGCTCCCAAATAAACGATGTATGACTGTCACCACCATCAAGAACGTCCAGTTTGGTATGTTTCGATGCCAATAAactgaaagaaagaacaagagggagagagagagagatgcaaccTTTTGGAGCGCAAAAGTGGGTGCAAAGaataaagcaagaagaagaaaaaagagcttCCCCATCGCAGTTTTATCGATGCAATGACTTGAGGCCTCTGTTTTATTGGGGTACGTAGACAGTTTTATTCGGGCATCTTCTACAATACTAAAATGGTTATCTATCACAATTCACAAATGTTGCTGAAATCCATACCTCTCGCagaactttctctctctctctctcgctctctctctctttggacGACTACCCAATATCTCATTTGAAGTAATTCAGATCATTCATATCCAGGTTAGGTTTTCTCGATTCAATCTGAATGGCGTCATTTTGTTTAGATTCAGAATCCAACACATGAATCTGATCAATTattaattttgtgtttttttacaATTTGCAAGTGAAGTAAATCCAAAACAGATCAACATTTCAACAGTTTACTTTAATTTGGTCAAGGCTAGATATTGCTTTAGGCTGTTCTTTCTGGCTCCAGGTTTAAATCCACATACGATTTGGTGAGTTCTAATAGTCAGACTTAACAATTTAACCAGAGTGCGAATCATTTACATTCGTTGTCTGCAGAAGGGTGCCAAAGGTCAGGCCTCTACTAATTAACTTGGTTGGAGGCTCAGGCCCACAAAATCATGTAATGGATTCAGTGAGATAATATGAATTAACGGAGCCAATTCAGACCTTCGGGAAATAGTATATTTTGACTAGATTGGATACGTACTTAGTGCTGTCATGGAGTTACTGTGATATAATCACTAattttcgtttttgtttttcttttgttacagATAGCTAATTCTGCTCTCTTTTTTCAGTTCCTTATATTTCGGCCAAGATCTTCTCAACAAGAAACTGTTAATATCAGAAAATTTTACCTTACTAATCAGGTATAGCATTGACCAATATTTACGACTACCAATGTGGTCATTTGCTCTCCGAGTACCTTTCTCTCTCCCCGTTAGACACCGGAGAGGTAACGGCAGAGGAAATTCGAGTTCAATGGTGTTTATGCGCTTACGAGTATTAATAGGCCTTGTCAACATAAAGGGAAGGTACTTGGATCCCTACCATAATCGATAGGGAGATAGCCCCCGAAGAGGCCAAAACCCCTCCCTTTTTTTCCCTACTGTTGAGGTCTAGGGCTGCTTCGTATCCGAGTAGAGTTGATACACTTGTCAACCCACCATGGTCAAAGAGAAGTAGAAGTTTAGATGAATTCCCATCTTAGTCCAAAAGTATTAATTGAAGTTTTATGTACTTTCCTGACGGGACATGAGCATTTTGCCTTGGTTGATCAATTCAAGAAATTGGTCTTTCGCCACATGATCCTCAGATGAAGAGCACTGATGGTCACTCCTGTGCCTTTACCTTTCCATCGATAGCTTGAAGGCCCAAGTGTCTAGTGAACAGGCTTCAAGAAGCCGTGAGCAGTTTGATTGCCCCGAATTTGGAGTGTCATGCTTCGTACTGTTTATGCCTCTGCTTCAGAATCTGTGGCGCAGAACTATTCAGATTGAATTCACATCAGGTTGCTACTCCATGGGATCGCGTAGCAATATGGGCCACTCATCTCTTTAGTACACAGATAACCCACATAAAGGGTTCCTATTAGCGATCTTTTAAAGTGAAATTGGCGTATACCTTATCCTCCCCAGTTCATTCAGATGTGCGGTCCTCCTGCCTAATAGAAAAAGTCTCTCCATTGCTTCAGCGTCACATAAGGAACAAGCTGCAGGACTAAATCGTCGTGccataaaagggaaaaaggcaAAACACCAAGACACAGAGagttttaacgtggttcgactcaGGATCGAGTCTACGTCCACGAACAAAGGTTTCTCTCTCACACGCCTCAATCATTTGTGTGAGAGGTTCCATTAACATTTAAAGGAATACAGGGGTCATTCATTTCCTGATTTCTAGGATCTTGATTGGCATCAATATCTTGAAGATATTGTTGGTTACACCTCtgattttctttcctaatcTTTTGGTCAACAGAAACAACAACAATTTTGCCAGCGATATTGTTTCCTTGAGCATTATCTTCAATAGCCCCCCTCAAGCTGAACGGCCTAGGAAGGACGTTAAGCTTGACACGAATGGATTCAAATGGTGAGCGAGCAAGGGGCTTGGTCATGGTATCAGCAAGTTGGTCAGTAGCTGGAACATGATGAATTGTAAGGCGATGATGTTGCACATGATCCCGGATGAAATGAATATCGACTTCAATATGCTTAGTGCGTTGGTGAAAAACCGGATTGGCAGTCAATTGAACAGCACCCATATTGTCACATAAGAGCCGGGGAATGGTGGAAAGAGGGTGACGAAGTTCctgtaaaaaatattatatggAGAGAACTTCGGCGGCAGTGGAGGCCaatgccctatattctgcctcagtacTGGAGCGAGCAACAGTATTTTGCTTCTTTGCAGACCACGAAACCAAGGAATCTCCAAGAAAGATGGCAAAGCCGGTAGTAGATCTTCGATCATCAGGATTGCCAGCCCAATCGGTATCAGAATATGCTGTAAGAGAAAGGTGCGAAGACGGCCGAATAAGAAACCCAAGATGAAGAGTGTGCTTAATGTAGCGAAGTATGTGTTTGACGGCAGCCCAATGAACAGTGGTAGGAGCTTGCATAAACTGACAGACCTTGTTGGTAGCATAAGCAAGATCGGGTCTGCTAAGGGTAGCATACTGGAGAGCACCAACAATTTGGCGATATGGAGTAGGATCAAGTAGCGGCGTGCCATCAAATTTAGATAACTTTTCGCCAACAGCTAAAGGCGAAGGAAGGGGCTTGACATCAACCATGTTGCTTTGCTTGAGAAGATCTTGCATATACTGGcgttgagaaagaaagagtccTTGAGGTGTAAACTGTGCTTCAACTCCAAGAAAATAATGTAGATGCCCAAGATCTTTTATTGAGAATGCACACCCCATTTGACATATAAGCTGATGAATGGCGGCGGAGCAGCTTCCagtgatcaatatgtcatcaacataaataagaataaagatGGAATGAGAACCCACAAATTTGAGAAATAGTGAAGTGTCAATCTTGGAGGCGGAGAAACCgtttgaaatgagaaaggaacTAAGGCGTTGAAATCAGGCTCGAGGTGCTTGCTTAAGTCCATAAAGAGCTTTCTGTAACTTGCAGACATGATGCGGATATTGAGTATTAACAAAGCCTTGAGGTTGTGACATATAAACATCTTCAGATAAAGTGCCCTGTTAAGAACGCATTGTGACCTGATTGGACCCACAATGCGTTTTTTAATAGCAATGAAAGGATTAGGCATGAACAACCGGCTACTTTCACTTTTAAACTTGGAAAATCATGACTAACGTGGACAATGAGGATGAAGACGTTTCACTTTGACAAAATTAGCTGGTCGAAGTTTCGAAATCTCTAAGTCCAAGGACAGCGTTAAATGTTTGATTAATATGTCAGGCTTTACAAATTCTAGAACTATATCCGGATATGGTGGTGGTCAAGAACACTGTAGCTACGACGGAACTGACTGCTAAGATCTGTAGTTGAAAGCTTTATAACAGCCCTGCAGTCAGCACAGAATGGGGAGCTGCCCAGGAACAAAACGTATGTTATTGGAACTGAACAGCACCGAAATAAACCAATTTGTAACTGCAAGTTTTTTACCTTTCATTCCGCACATACTGTTAATACCAACAAAGATGCACACTCATTTCATATCCCATTTTGGAACTCATAGAAGACTTCAATGTTTCCTGGTCCTTTTTCATGCATTTAGATGCAAAAGGTTGGTGAGTTCTGATCTtctgctggaaaaaaaaaaagaaagaaaaagaaaaagaaaacttaatcCAGATCAACCGATGCATGGTAAAATGATTTGGTCACGCTGATTAATGACACATGATACAGATAATTCGAATCTGTTGTTCTGTTTGGCTTAGCTTCTTAGTCACACAGAATGGACCACAGTTCCATGGAACTAGTATAAACACAAAACAGATGTATGTATATTGATTTCATGTAATACTTGTATGTTTTTCATACTAAAGCTTCCGTGCAGCTTGAACCATCGCAAATCCAATTGAATGGATGATATACACGAGAACAGAACAGCAGCACACTGCAGAAGTGCAGACGTTGGTCCCATCAGCTTTAACAAAGCCTGTACATAGTGCAAAAATTAAGAGCACACGATGAACACCATTACAAGAACAATCTTCATACTTGTTCCGACTTAGAAGCCTTTCCATGTGTCCAGAACTTCCTGGAATATCTCACCGATCAGCTCCCTGTCAGCACTTTGCAGGAAAACATTGAGATCATCACGGATATCCAATATTTTGCCAAAGTTAACCAGGTAAGCAATGCAGCTTCTTTTAAGCCTTGGCAATTGATACATATAGGCATCTTGAAGCCTGTCAAGTACATTTTTAGTGTCAATATCTTCAAGAAGGCTCTCCTCACACAGTTCTTTCAGATCAGAGACATCATACTTATCCGCAACACGGAGCAAAGCAGATCTATGTGCCATAAAATCTTCAATTTGAGCAGCTCCATATAGGTAACCCAGAAAGGCTTCACAAACATCAATAGTCATGTCACTGATCTTAATGGTCGACAGCTCTTTTTCTTTAAGGTTGTAAGCAAACATGCTGTGGAAAACTGGTGATCTGCTGGCTAAAATGGCTCGATGAGCTCCAATACTTCCATTAGAAGCATCAATGGTGACATCAGTGTGTATCTGTTCAGACAACATTCGTCCTAGGCTGGACAAGGCAGCTGTTGTTGATCTGTTTTGTGCTGTTTCTTTGAAAGACCAGATTGAGCATGGGTCACCACCCTGGTTATGCAGCAAAGAAAAATCAGTATCTTGAAGAGGGAAGCAATATGGTGGATTCAATTCTTTTTATCATATACAAACATTGAAGATTATGAAGCACCATATATGGATGCAGTAACAATTGAGCTAATTTTTTGgagtttctctttttcttcagaactgtCTTAGAAAATAGAAAGTAGACAAAGTTTTTCACTATATTATAATCAAAATTGAGGAAAACATAGTTGTTTAATGCAAACCTTGTCTACTTTTCGTCATTTGAAATGTAAAGTAGATACCTAAACTGAGAAACAAGGGCTTCCAAAGTGATGATGGAAAGTTGTATTTAGGTGAGttcaatgttttcatttttcctgtTTCCCCTTTTTGAAAGAATGTGAGTTGATTTCAAGACCACACATTTTTTAAGGAGTGAAGCAACATGATAAGCAGAAGCCAGATATTTCCTGTGGTCATAGGGATACAACTGAAAACCCAATAATTTCAGAAAATTAGATCACATCTACTTCATGCTCATTTGTGAAAATCTGGATCCAATAAGGACACAAGCTGGAAACCTTTCCACATGAACCCCAAAAGCATGAGGCAGAAGAGCACTTCGACAAGGTCGGACAGTTGGAATATTGGAAACAAATTTTGCATAACATATGCTTATAAAACTTGTCTGGGACCATGATCAGACGACAGTTATGTCTACATAAATAAACCTAGGAATAGAAGAATAATAGGAAAACACAATGGCAGGACAACAAGGAACAAGCAGGAAAGTGCATACTTCAGGAGGTATAATCTTCAAATCCAGAAACTCTACGTCAATTATGAATTTCCCAGCAAACGAGATATCTAGCGGCCACACGAAATCTTCACTGCTCTGTAGCAACTTGTCACTGATTtcttaggaaaagaaaaaacgaaaataaGTTTGGTGTCAAGTTATATCCAACTGACTTCAGCAGCTACATGCTGGAAGAATAACCTTTCACTTTATTAATCTGcatcattttccatttttaaaatgGATGGccttgttgcaacttgcaaccacaactgaagaagaaaagaaacttctATCAAGCTTGTttaccaaacttttgaatcttATTTGAACTTGAGTAGTTGGTTTAACAGATGCGCAGTTGCAACATCTTAGACAAGTCATGTGATTCAGATCTCCTACTTGGACGAGATAGTCCGAAGCAGATCGTAAATTCCAAACGCCCATGTAAAGTTTGTTCAAAAAGATAATTCACTTAGTACATAGTTTCTAAGAAAGTACAAACGAGGTCAAGAAGCAGAAGTACCGGGATAAACAAGAGTCCTACGATTGCCGTTAGAACACAGGAGCCGAATTACAAACGATGCGATTGGTGCCGGTTCTCTGGACAGCTTCCCAATATCCGGAAATAGCCGTATATGTAACGCCCTGCTCCTCTCTATCGATATGAAcctgtaaatttttttcctaGATTTTGATAATCTTTATCACCATTAAGAGAGAAAAGTTTAATTGCTGCCTTCAAGTTTCATAAACTAGTAAAACACCAAAGTGGATATATCAGGCAACAGAAAGGCGAAGAAGTTTGAAACTAGTTAAAATCTCGGTGTTCACAATCAAGAAACAGATATAAAGCTCAAGAACCGATTGAAACAAAGCAAATTTCTTTCCTGCAACCCATTTTCACTTCAGTAACAAGCACCATCTACCTAATACCAAGAAATCGAGGAGGGCTAAAAGCTGCCGAAAACGACACAAATAAGAAATATGAGGAAGCCTAAAAACTACTAAAAATCTTACATCATTTCACTGACCAGCATTATTCCAACCCCAAGAGGGACCTGAATCCCTATTATAAGCGAAATTAAAAAGTTGGGGAGAGCGAAAAAACTGCTACAGACCAATTAAAAAACTTGTTCACGGAACCGCCATCATCCGTTACTCACCAGTTCCACCTACCAATCCTGAAGGGATCCGATTTCCTGTAAGGGGAACCCGCTAGGTTGTCGATCTTCCACTGTGCGAGGCGTGCTGTGGTCTCGACACGATACGTGCTCTCGCTCATCTTGAACTTTAGGATATCGGTGAGCTCATTGATGCAATCCAGGATTCCTTCCAGGAAGTCTCCAGGCTTCCCCAGGTTTAACCGGTCGTAGAAGATGGTCTCTCAGTGACCATGGAGTGGAACTCTAACTTCTTCCTGCTGGCTGGGGACGGTAGCGCGAGGTTTTGGCAGCCCGTATATAACAGATTCGGATTCCTACCTTCACGCAACCATGGAGTTGGACCTTCCTTTACGCTACCATGGACGCTACCATGCTTTTTTGAAACGGCGTTAATAACCAGCTTCGGCGTCCGGGAAGTCTACCAGAATTCCTGTATTGCGATCGAACGAAATAAGGTGTGACCTATAAATTGATAATCAAGTGGAAAAACGTCTACATACTTTTCATTTTGCATCAGTTGGTAGCGTGTCTCAGCTGTCTCACTTCGAATGAGACGATGTCAGGGAGTGACGATGGCACCGCCTGTCCCAACCGCCCAAGCTCCAAACCAATTACCTAGTGGatggtttctctctcttgatcACAAGTGATGGCCCTTTCTTGGCTTGAGTTCATTGATCAAATGGGGAGTCCGCTAGCCCCACTattgtaaaagtaaaaaaaattgaattgaatcaATCAGGCTGACGCAGGAAATCCATGTACTACTGATTAGTTGAATTGATTTACCACTAATTTTGCAGTTTCAAGCCTACTTTCACGTTGCCAGTTAGCCTGGCCCGGGCTCACAAAACTCAGAATCGTGTCAACgtagtaaaaagaaaaggtgttCAAAGCTAATGCCTAAAGGGAAGCCATTTTGACGTTTTACTACTACAAAATTTTATGCTATCAGATGTACGATCCTTCTTAATTAAACAAGGTTTGGTATGATAACTACGTGCCCTTGACGCATGCTGCCTGCACATTCAGTCCTTTTAAGTCAAGCAATCAAGGTATGCACTGGATTACCAACAAGATCGTGTTGTTGCACCAAACACATgaactaattaaaaaatgtgGTTACACTGGGGATTACTTATTAACAGTATGCGCATTCAAGTATGATCAAAATGCCAAGAACCTTGCCGGCCAAAACTTGTGTTCTGCATCTTTTCTATCTCCTAACTGAGTTCTATGGTTTTCTTTGGTCCAAGCTGAGTAAAAAGTTTATCATCCAAGCAGCTTAATTAAGCTTTCAAAGTCGCATAAAACTACCCTTCTTAGGAATTAGATAGTGCATGTTATGTGAAAACTAGTTTTTTGACCAGTTTTTGAAACCTCCTTTATGTGCAAGACCAAAAAGAGATGTTTTCACTGAAAAGCAGAAATTAGTCGTGAGCTAGAGAAATTTCATTTTATCCACCATCACCCAAACATGGTTTAAACACTGTTTTGTAGAAGCCCGGTTTCAACTGTAGGGAAACCCGGATGGTGTCCCACTGCCCGAGTGAGAAACTGAagccattttcctttttttgtcctTTGAATCCAAAGCTGTGTTGAGACCTTGGTGAACTTACCTTCAGCTTGAGAATAGCGTTCTTCACCTTTTGCAGACCAAAAAAGTAGCGCCTACAAGAATCAATCGGGCTCTCAGCCCAACCAACTATACTACACCCCTTGGGTAACTCAGTTTCACTTATTTGAAACACACCTTAAATACAATTTCTTTTTAGTCTTAGCATACTGACCTCAGGCTCAAGGCAATATTCAATGTCAATGAAAGTTAAATCTCCAGGATCTTTCCCAACCATATGAGAATATGAGATACACCAATCTAAGGAGAGGCAGTCAGGCAGCTGCAAACATTGAATCATAAATATCCGTCTGACCTGTTTGTAGCCTTCTTACGTAATTGGCAACTGAGAGACTAGTTAATCAAGAGGCGAATCAGGGTACATATGAGCACAGTAGACTCGACTGCTCTTAAGCCAAGCCTCGTTTGgaacaaaaatattttgtcttGAGTTCGCAATTATTGCAAGCACCACTTGTTCAAGAAATGGTTGCTTTAGACTAATGAACTCCTGTGGGGTTTGTACCTTGATTGAATCAATATTCTGAGAGTGACCGGAATCTTCCTTTCACCTTGGAGAGGCGTGTTGAAGCAAAATTGGTATCTCTTGTGGGGGGCACTCTCCACTTTGAACATTGGAGACAACTTGCTCTAAGCGAGGAAGCAATTCCTGctctttttcattcatttccctCAACTTTTTCTCATTCAATACAACGCCTGGTCCATTTGGTTCCTTTGTCTTGTATCAATGAAGACATCGATTCACTTACTTGAAGATCCCTACAAGTGATGCAATCAGTCTTAGTCGAATGGCCCTCCATTGTTGGGTAGGGCCGCCATGGCCATGCAATAGGACAGGGTAGCGTGAGGTTGCTGAACTGATcgtagattttttttctccctttctacGGAGCTATCACTTAATCCGTTTAATTAGCAATTCAATGATCACCAAATATGTGGGCTTATTAACACTTAATAAAGTAAGAATGGATAAGGAAAATTGATTAGAATGGATTTCTTTGTCTAATGGCTGTTACGGTGGCCTCATAAAGTTGAGCTCATCATGGAAGTGAAAGGTACCAAGTAAGCATCATACCTGCAACTGCTCTTTCTTTAACAAATTGTTGCGGTGGCTTACAAGCATTCCCAATAGAAAGAtgcccatttttttttcccaatgcAAGAGAAATAGATAAAAAGGGTGAGAAAACCTAAGCGAATACCCACACGCTCTCTTACACACACAGAGATATAGATATAGATACAAAGAGATACTATGAAATGGGCCATAGTGACCGTAAGCTTGGGTAAAAGGAGATGTATGGTGGGTATATTTTCAACAAGAAACGAAAAAAACCTTTCATTCTTTCTCAGCGTCTAGAACTATACATATATGCGGCATTTCCCGTTATGTGGATTACATTTCTAAATGTTTTTTCCCGTGTCAGCATTAAGGCATTTCTTTTCATTCAGAGAGCGTAACAAATAACCTGCTCTCAAAAAAGACAAACCCGAAAATGAAAAGTTCCCTTTCTTCATATGCTTCAATGTATATTATAATCCTAATCATAATGCGATCGGTATCCTGTTCAAGtgactgaatccaaattcaaatcctaaaTTCAATCAGGTCCTACTGGctttttttaagtacaaggACATAAAAATTAGACTGtccaattttaaatcaaacgGTCCAAATCCCCCTCTCTCCTCatgagcctctctctctctctctctcttgcctcTAACTTCTACCTATGATGAGTAGATGGAAGGGGGAGAACCcctgcaagaagaaaaaagagagaaaaaattgtgAGGGGATCGATGGGGAAAAAGTTAGGAAGGAAAAATTAAAGTCTATGTCCAATCACTCACAtctatcaacaaaaaaatgtttggtttcAGTACGACTACATATGAAATAGCTGATGAGATAAATCCAAGTCTTTTTCATGGgaaagcaaacacaacctaacagaaaatattttttgtttgaattcaagAAGGGAATTGACAGAAGAAGTCTTCAGATTTTGAGGAGGGTGGGCTATCtaaaatttggattggattgggCAGCAGAGGGGCGTGGTATCGAGCCCGActccagatccaaatctaatcccTACCGGACGAGGCCCGTTGCCTTGCCTGTCCGGTGACGCCTGATCCAAACGGCAAGACGGTTGGAGCGTCGGATCCCCGTTCCCCTATAACGGGAAGCGACTCGAATCACCGCTTCAATCTGCCCAACGGTACCGACTCAGTGCTCATCCAGGGCTCCACCGTGACCCAAGAGCGATTCAAAGATCCGGTTCTTCCTCGTCTCCCCGTTCCGTGTCGAGACTCTAGGGTTTATGGAGGGTTTACACTTGACACAGTGGAGGTGAAGCTGGAgctgagagagacagagagagatgctGAGGTCGAGCTCGGCTCTTCGTCTCTTGACACCCAGAGGTTCAGGGTCGGCTTTTTGCACGTCTGCTTCGGAGAAAATTGTGGCCGCCGTGCTCTTCGAGAGGTTGCCCGTTGTCATCCCCAAGATCCACCCCGCCGTTTACGCCTTCCAAGAATTCTCGTGAGTCATTTCTGTCACATATCTGTGATCGCATTGCTTAATGATCGAGTTTTCTCTTTCGCGTTCTCCTTATTAAGGGGCATTTTTTATGGAGTTTTCATTGTTCTCATTGGGGAATGAAGCTTCTCGTTTTCTTTTTGTACAATGATCTTtttaaattggatttgggttctTAGTTTTTTTCGAGGTTTTCGATTCTGGAGTTGCTGAATTATTATTCAATGACCCTTTTGGGGGAATTTGCTGTAGGTTCCGCTGGCGACAGCAATACCGGCGGCAGTATCCGGATGAGGTCTTAGGGAAATCGGATGCCAGGTGCCCGCATAATTCCAACGCGTTGatcttctttttaaatttgGGTTTTTGTTAATTCACAGTCGGATGTAATAGTGATGATTGCGAAGGTAGTTCTTTGAAGGTAAATGAATTGGTTAATCTCACGAACGTGATAAATAATGCTAAACGTGAAACAAAACAGGGAAGCAGGCTTGGTTGTTTATCCTTTGCTGGGCACATTCCACTTGAGGTTGCATTTCTATATTGTTTTCGGGCATCTGCCGGTTGCGGGAAAAATGGTTACAGTAGCAGATCAAGGTTTTAGTGGTTGcacctttttaaaatttgtccTCATGGTGGAGCAAGATGAGAATAATCGATAACTCATTCGATTGGGGAAGTACTCttagtttaattttcttatCTGAAGTTGAAGTGATCTTCCTATTGTTATAGCTGATTTGAAGAGTTGGCAGGTTGTTACATTAGCTGCAGTTTTCTTTCCTAATTATCTCTTCGATCTGTTAGTTTGTTCCAATATGTGAACAAGAAAAtacactttctttctttatgaaTGCGAGAATCCCACCACCATTTATCGTCTATTCCTATCCCTGTTCACTGTGTTTTGGTTCATAATCACAAAATTCAGATATGCAAGTTGAGGTCATGGTCGTTGTTTATGATAGAGGTATGCCTTAAAGATGTACTGCACACATCATATTGTGCTAACTAATcatgtcttgttgttgttttccaGGGGCAGAGGTGATTATCAAATAGACTACGTACCAGCTCCACGAATAACTGAAGCTGACAAAACCAATGATCGAAAGTATGGTAGAGATTGCAAGTGaaatgcaattttttctttttcagcacAAGTGCAATTTTATGAAAGTTTTTCTACTACAAGAAGCTTTTTGATCTATCCTGATTCTTTCAATTGCATATCATCTACAGTGTTCATAATGTAAAATCTCCACAATCTATAGATTCTATACTGTCTTGAATTGCAAACTTGGTGAATTATGTGAATTTTCCTACTTTTTCTTCATTAGGGGATGAAATCATTTGATGAAGCTATTAGCTTGTCCAGAGATGTTTTACAGATTTTATTTTCTAAGATTGATGTGCCACCTGCCATTCTGAAATTTCAGGGGAGCTAAAAAACGTCCAGCAAATTAGTATCTCTATGTGGGTCTGGAGGAGCAGGAATGTTAGATAATCAAGATGTTTATTTTGAATTGTGTAGCTTTTCTTAGGAATACATGTT
Proteins encoded in this region:
- the LOC116250340 gene encoding uncharacterized mitochondrial protein AtMg00810-like codes for the protein MGCAFSIKDLGHLHYFLGVEAQFTPQGLFLSQRQYMQDLLKQSNMVDVKPLPSPLAVGEKLSKFDGTPLLDPTPYRQIVGALQYATLSRPDLAYATNKVCQFMQAPTTVHWAAVKHILRYIKHTLHLGFLIRPSSHLSLTAYSDTDWAGNPDDRRSTTGFAIFLGDSLVSWSAKKQNTVARSSTEAEYRALASTAAEVLSI
- the LOC116251228 gene encoding BTB/POZ domain-containing protein At1g55760 — its product is MSESTYRVETTARLAQWKIDNLAGSPYRKSDPFRIGRWNWFISIERSRALHIRLFPDIGKLSREPAPIASFVIRLLCSNGNRRTLVYPEISDKLLQSSEDFVWPLDISFAGKFIIDVEFLDLKIIPPEGGDPCSIWSFKETAQNRSTTAALSSLGRMLSEQIHTDVTIDASNGSIGAHRAILASRSPVFHSMFAYNLKEKELSTIKISDMTIDVCEAFLGYLYGAAQIEDFMAHRSALLRVADKYDVSDLKELCEESLLEDIDTKNVLDRLQDAYMYQLPRLKRSCIAYLVNFGKILDIRDDLNVFLQSADRELIGEIFQEVLDTWKGF